Proteins from a genomic interval of Neodiprion lecontei isolate iyNeoLeco1 chromosome 2, iyNeoLeco1.1, whole genome shotgun sequence:
- the LOC107221636 gene encoding probable 28S rRNA (cytosine(4447)-C(5))-methyltransferase, giving the protein MGRKAKYDEVVVPAGPGRKSKKQSDPTFPKGLIVKDASSLSHRQKQRAKKRQLKSKAQKAKSNEPKKKKMKESVIQAAKKDDNETESEESEEVASGDEHEVPEVQMPLANAEDSDASNSDAESEDSDAKDDETEDEDEEEESNLLPIEKANKKLKKKQEKERKLAAEEMQESITHQDIFTFPTAEELANPVSLQDVQQRIRDVIIVLSDFKRLRDKDRARKEYIDLLRTDLCIYFSYNDFLMEKLMQIFPMNELLEYLEASEVQRPMTIRTNSLKTRRRDLAQALINRGVNLDPIGKWTKVGLVVYSSQVPMGATPEYLAGHYILQGASSFLPVIALDPKENERVLDMCSAPGGKSSHIAALMKNTGVLFSNDVNRDRIKAVIGNFHRLGIVNSVICSYDGRKIPSIIKGFDRVLLDAPCTGTGVVAKDPGVKINKDELDVQRCCTLQRELLLAAIDSVNARSDTGGIIVYSTCSILPEENEWIVDYALKKRDVKLVPTGLDFGEEGFTNYRHHRFHPTLKLTRRFYPHTHNMDGFFVAKLKKFSNMVVKQEIVEDDDATSE; this is encoded by the exons ATGGGTCGTAAAGCAAAGTATGACGAAGTTGTCGTCCCAGCTGGACCGGGAAGAAAATCAAAGAAGCAAAGCGACCCGACGTTCCCAAAAGGGCTCATTG TAAAAGATGCAAGTTCTTTGAGCCACCGGCAGAAGCAGAGAGCAAAAAAAAGGCAGTTAAAAAGCAAGGCTCAAAAAGCAAAGTCGAATGAAcccaaaaaaaagaaaatgaaagaatctGTAATTCAAGCAGCAAAGAAAGATGACAACGAAACT GAATCTGAGGAATCTGAAGAAGTGGCATCTGGAGATGAACACGAAGTTCCCGAAGTCCAAATGCCATTAGCAAATGCGGAAGACAGCGATGCTAGCAATAGTGATGCTGAAAGTGAAGATTCTGATGCAAAAGATGACGAGACtgaagatgaagatgaagaagaagagtcAAACCTACTTCCCATCGAGAAAGCTaacaaaaagttgaaaaagaaacaggaaaaagaaag AAAATTGGCTGCCGAGGAAATGCAAGAATCGATAACGCATCAAGATATATTTACGTTTCCTACCGCTGAGGAATTGGCAAACCCAGTCAGCTTGCAAGACGTTCAACAGCGAATCCGAGATGTGATAATAGTCTTATCAGATTTTAAAAGACTGCGAGACAAAGACAg AGCTCGAAAGGAGTACATAGATCTGTTGCGAACTGACCTATGCATATACTTTAGTTACAACGATTTTCTAATGGAGAAATTGATGCAAATCTTTCCTATGAATGAACTGCTCGAATATTTGGAGGCAAGCGAAGTTCAGAGGCCAATGACCATTCGTACAAACAGTCTTAAAACACGCCGTCGAGATTTGGCCCAA GCTCTGATCAACAGAGGAGTGAACTTAGACCCAATTGGGAAATGGACAAAAGTTGGACTGGTAGTTTATTCCTCGCAAGTTCCGATGGGGGCCACACCGGAATACCTGGCAGGACACTACATCCTGCAAGGGGCGTCTAGTTTTTTACCAGTAATTGCCCTGGATCCCAAAGAGAATGAAAGGGTTTTGGACATGTGTTCAGCACCCGGTGGTAAATCCTCCCATATTGCAGCTCTGATGAAAAATACTGGAGTCTTATTTTCCAATGATGTAAATCGGGATAGGATCAAAGCAGTGATTGGAAATTTTCACAGACTCGGAATAGTGAATTCAGTTATTTGCAGTTACGACGGAAGGAAAATACCTTCT ATCATAAAAGGTTTTGATCGAGTTCTTCTCGACGCTCCTTGTACAGGCACTGGAGTTGTGGCAAAGGATCCTGGCgttaaaataaacaaagacgAACTGGACGTTCAACGTTGTTGCACATTGCAAAGAGAACTTTTATTGGCTGCCATAGACAGCGTCAATGCACGTTCCGACACCGGAGGCATTATCGTCTATTCAACATGTTCAATTCTTCCAGAGGAAAACGAGTGGATAGTTGATTATGCTTTGAAGAAACGAGACGTGAAACTTGTACCAACTGGTTTAGATTTTGGTGAGGAAGGCTTTACAAACTATCGACATCACAGGTTTCACCCGACTCTTAAATTGACCAGACGTTTCTATCCCCATACGCATAACATGGACGGATTTTTTGTTgctaaattgaaaaagttttcgaataTGGTTGTTAAGCAAGAGATTGTGGAGGATGATGACGCTACATCTGAATAA
- the LOC107221635 gene encoding vacuolar fusion protein CCZ1 homolog isoform X2 has product MTSKTEITLEHFYIFNGTYAKKEGEEEKKILYYYPVSTDSETQIKNIGLGEAIIKFTQSFSPGQTCDYCHTHKTRQIYFEPEPDFWMVMIVGIPYLWKTKDDTEYIEYQHDEVSSSVCQAILKQTYAMFKLFMGSFNTILNDPDCGSVLLLKHKLDHFYSRYLPSLKLNNSDILDVFQGLQFLPLDKTTFLHVQCFMNLVEAMFSQVKYTAFLYNDQLVWSGLEPQDMQVVYNYLVSTLLPAHLETELHGGSMPRNSPSPFTTSHYGKFVTGPSSINEPSGIGKLPKVFINYSTTPVSLYLVVYRALSATICLFVDSKTSLLMDLFKSLDTFLGPQLTTLVSLVAEQCSKHVSFSAESCPKYLYFNKLNLAYKSTIHLDNRRCSNVLTTPEVLRIITDINNDTKKFKEAGEIVIKTMSEYWVVGKLSNLREFFVVTQQKNANLIEIDDEVRRLCDQQLKSIFFH; this is encoded by the exons ATGACATCGAAGACTGAAATTACGTTggaacatttttatattttcaatggAACATACGCAAAGAAGGAAGGAGAG gaagagaaaaagattcTGTACTATTATCCAGTTTCAACGGATTCGGaaacacaaataaaaaatatcggaCTTGGAGAGGCGATCATTAAATTTACCCA ATCCTTCAGCCCCGGACAAACATGTGATTACTGTCATACTCACAAAACCCGACAAATCTATTTCGAACCCGAGCCAGATTTCTGGATGGTTATG ATTGTAGGCATACCTTATCTTTGGAAGACCAAAGACGATACGGAATATATTGAGTATCAGCATGACGAAGTATCGAGCAGCGTATGTCAAGCGATCCTAAAACAAACTTACGCCATGTTCAAACTGTTCATGGGCTCTTTTAATACCATTTTAAATGACCCTGATTGCGGTTCAGTTCTTTTATTAAAGCATAAACTGGATCACTTTTACTCAAGG TACCTGCCATCTCTGAAATTGAACAACAGTGACATTTTAGATGTTTTTCAAGGCTTGCAATTTTTACCATTAGACAAGACGACGTTTCTCCACGTTCAATGTTTTATGAATCTCGTCGAAGCAATGTTTTCTCAAGTAAAATACACCGCTTTCCTATACAATGATCAACTAGTCTG GAGCGGGCTGGAGCCTCAAGACATGCAAGTTGTTTACAACTATTTAGTAAGCACATTGTTACCAGCTCACCTTGAAACTGAATTACATGGTGGATCCATGCCCCGTAATTCTCCATCCCCGTTCACAACCTCGCACTACGGAAA GTTCGTAACAGGTCCTAGCAGCATTAATGAACCCAGTGGAATAGGCAAATTACCCAAAGTGTTCATAAATTATTCCACAACGCCAGTTTCCCTGTATTTAGTAGTGTATCGTGCACTGAGTGCAACGATATGTTTATTTGTGGACA GCAAGACCAGCTTGCTTATGGATCTTTTTAAAAGCCTCGACACGTTTCTCGGGCCCCAATTAACCACGCTGGTCAGTCTGGTGGCGGAACAGTGTTCAAAGCACGTGTCATTCAGCGCTGAATCATGCCCGAAGTATTTGTACTTCAACAAGCTGAATTTAGCCTATAAAAGCACGATTCATTTGGATAATAGACGCTGTTCTAACGTATTAACGACACCTGAAGTGCTACGGATAATAACtgatataaataatgataCAAAAAA ATTCAAAGAAGCTGGCGAAATCGTGATAAAAACAATGAGCGAATACTGGGTTGTTGGCAAATTATCGAACttgagagaattttttgttgttacGCAAcagaaaaatgctaatttaattgaaattgatg ATGAAGTAAGGCGACTCTGTGATCAACAATTGAAAAGTATATTCTTCCACTAG
- the LOC107221635 gene encoding vacuolar fusion protein CCZ1 homolog isoform X1 has protein sequence MTSKTEITLEHFYIFNGTYAKKEGEEEKKILYYYPVSTDSETQIKNIGLGEAIIKFTHFLLIDRSFSPGQTCDYCHTHKTRQIYFEPEPDFWMVMIVGIPYLWKTKDDTEYIEYQHDEVSSSVCQAILKQTYAMFKLFMGSFNTILNDPDCGSVLLLKHKLDHFYSRYLPSLKLNNSDILDVFQGLQFLPLDKTTFLHVQCFMNLVEAMFSQVKYTAFLYNDQLVWSGLEPQDMQVVYNYLVSTLLPAHLETELHGGSMPRNSPSPFTTSHYGKFVTGPSSINEPSGIGKLPKVFINYSTTPVSLYLVVYRALSATICLFVDSKTSLLMDLFKSLDTFLGPQLTTLVSLVAEQCSKHVSFSAESCPKYLYFNKLNLAYKSTIHLDNRRCSNVLTTPEVLRIITDINNDTKKFKEAGEIVIKTMSEYWVVGKLSNLREFFVVTQQKNANLIEIDDEVRRLCDQQLKSIFFH, from the exons ATGACATCGAAGACTGAAATTACGTTggaacatttttatattttcaatggAACATACGCAAAGAAGGAAGGAGAG gaagagaaaaagattcTGTACTATTATCCAGTTTCAACGGATTCGGaaacacaaataaaaaatatcggaCTTGGAGAGGCGATCATTAAATTTACCCA TTTTCTTTTAATCGACAGATCCTTCAGCCCCGGACAAACATGTGATTACTGTCATACTCACAAAACCCGACAAATCTATTTCGAACCCGAGCCAGATTTCTGGATGGTTATG ATTGTAGGCATACCTTATCTTTGGAAGACCAAAGACGATACGGAATATATTGAGTATCAGCATGACGAAGTATCGAGCAGCGTATGTCAAGCGATCCTAAAACAAACTTACGCCATGTTCAAACTGTTCATGGGCTCTTTTAATACCATTTTAAATGACCCTGATTGCGGTTCAGTTCTTTTATTAAAGCATAAACTGGATCACTTTTACTCAAGG TACCTGCCATCTCTGAAATTGAACAACAGTGACATTTTAGATGTTTTTCAAGGCTTGCAATTTTTACCATTAGACAAGACGACGTTTCTCCACGTTCAATGTTTTATGAATCTCGTCGAAGCAATGTTTTCTCAAGTAAAATACACCGCTTTCCTATACAATGATCAACTAGTCTG GAGCGGGCTGGAGCCTCAAGACATGCAAGTTGTTTACAACTATTTAGTAAGCACATTGTTACCAGCTCACCTTGAAACTGAATTACATGGTGGATCCATGCCCCGTAATTCTCCATCCCCGTTCACAACCTCGCACTACGGAAA GTTCGTAACAGGTCCTAGCAGCATTAATGAACCCAGTGGAATAGGCAAATTACCCAAAGTGTTCATAAATTATTCCACAACGCCAGTTTCCCTGTATTTAGTAGTGTATCGTGCACTGAGTGCAACGATATGTTTATTTGTGGACA GCAAGACCAGCTTGCTTATGGATCTTTTTAAAAGCCTCGACACGTTTCTCGGGCCCCAATTAACCACGCTGGTCAGTCTGGTGGCGGAACAGTGTTCAAAGCACGTGTCATTCAGCGCTGAATCATGCCCGAAGTATTTGTACTTCAACAAGCTGAATTTAGCCTATAAAAGCACGATTCATTTGGATAATAGACGCTGTTCTAACGTATTAACGACACCTGAAGTGCTACGGATAATAACtgatataaataatgataCAAAAAA ATTCAAAGAAGCTGGCGAAATCGTGATAAAAACAATGAGCGAATACTGGGTTGTTGGCAAATTATCGAACttgagagaattttttgttgttacGCAAcagaaaaatgctaatttaattgaaattgatg ATGAAGTAAGGCGACTCTGTGATCAACAATTGAAAAGTATATTCTTCCACTAG